Proteins encoded within one genomic window of Episyrphus balteatus chromosome 1, idEpiBalt1.1, whole genome shotgun sequence:
- the LOC129918426 gene encoding fatty-acid amide hydrolase 2-B, with amino-acid sequence MGETNESSTDETLQRSKPFSFVLCIQHFLFTFIMKIARVIFIIIYGKKGHSMSAITEPLLLESATSLAEKIRTKQLSSVKVLEAFIRRVEEVNPMFNCVVDKRFDEALKAAAEADALVASGAYTTEELLRVKPFLGVPISTKDCIAVKDFLYTAGLYARKGVRAKEDSDAMGLMRKAGAIPFCLTNVSEMCMWWESSNTLHGRTRNPYDTNRIVGGSSGGEGCIQSLAASPFGLGSDIGGSIRMPSFFTGTFGHKPSKNIVSNKGQFPMPFSSEQDSFLGIGPMCRYAVDLKPILKVISGERSNLLNLDEPVDLKKLKYYYQESDGGSRLVSPVDEDLTYSLRKVVEYLQGSTGISATKIQLDSFKQSAAIWFANMKDDSGHGFGHQLANLNGDINPIKELLKFCVGQSKHTFIGLITALVDDAQTPFGSPKYHHLVKKRNDLRSELQDLLGENGVLIYPTHPTVAPYHNEPLVRPLNFSYTGIINVLGFPATAVPLGLGAEGLPLGVQVIANFNKDRLCLAVAEELEKAFGGWVRPEVNI; translated from the exons ATGGGCGAAACAAATGAATCTTCCACCGATGAAACATTGCAACGTTCAAAGCCATTTTCGTTTGTGCTGTGCATACAACATTTCCTTTTCACATTTATAATGAAAATTGCAAGggtcatttttattattatttatggcAAAAAAGGCCATTCAATGTCAGCAATAACAGAACCTTTGTTACTGGAATCAGCTACTTCTTTGGCGGAGAAAATTCGAACGAAACag ttGAGCAGTGTAAAAGTATTAGAAGCTTTTATACGACGAGTGGAAGAGGTAAATCCCATGTTTAATTGTGTCGTTGATAAACGCTTTGATGAAGCACTCAAAGCCGCAGCGGAAGCGGATGCTTTAGTAGCATCTGGAGCTTATACAACAGAAGAACTTTTAAGAGTAAAACCTTTTTTGGGAGTTCCGATCTCTACAAAAGATTGCATAGCTGTTAAAG ATTTTCTTTATACGGCTGGGCTGTACGCTCGAAAAGGAGTGCGAGCAAAAGAAGATTCAGACGCTATGGGATTGATGCGGAAAGCCGGTGCGATACCTTTCTGTCTTACAAATGTTTCAGAGATGTGCATGTG gTGGGAAAGCTCAAATACACTTCATGGACGTACACGCAACCCATATGACACTAATCGTATTGTAGGAGGATCAAGTGGGGGTGAAGGGTGTATCCAAAGTTTGGCTGCTTCACCATTCGGACTAGGGTCCGACATTGGAGGTTCTATACGCATGCCTTCGTTCTTCACCGGTACATTTGGTCACAAACCATCAAAAAATATTGTCTCGAATAAAGGTCAATTTCCAATGCCTTTTTCTTCGGAGCAAGACTCATTTCTTGGAATTGGACCCATGTGTCGATATGCTGTTGATTTAAAACCAATACTGAAAGTTATTTCCGGCGAGAGATCCAACCTTCTCAATCTAGATGAACCAGTTGACCtaaagaaacttaaatattATTATCAGGAGAGCGATGGAGGAAGTAGATTAGTCTCTCCAGTTGATGAAGATTTGACGTATTCACTGCGTAAAGTAGTTGAGTATTTGCAAGGATCAACTGGTATAAGTGCAACGAAAATTCAACTTGATAGTTTCAAGCAGTCTGCAGCAATTTGGTTTGCGAATATGAAGGACGACTCCGGACATGGGTTTGGTCATCAGTTGGCAAATTTAAATGGAGACATTAATCCGataaaggaacttttgaaattttgtgttggtCAATCAAAGCACACTTTTATTGGGTTGATCACAGCTTTGGTAGATGATGCCCAAACTCCATTTGGGTCACCAAAATACCATCATTTAGTTAAAAAGCGCAATGATTTGCGTAGTGAGTTGCAGGATTTACTTGGTGAAAATGGTGTTTTGATCTATCCAACTCATCCCACCGTAGCACCATATCACAATGAGCCTTTGGTGCGTCCACTTAACTTTTCTTACACTGGAATAATCAATGTTTTAGGTTTTCCGGCAACGGCGGTACCTCTCGGTTTAGGTGCAGAAGGCCTTCCTCTTGGTGTGCAAGTAATTGCTAATTTTAATAAGGATCGCCTTTGTTTAGCTGTAGCTGAAGAACTGGAAAAGGCATTTGGTGGTTGGGTACGCCCAGAAGTAAACATTTAG